CGCAACCTGCTCGCAGGCGTATTCTTTTGGATAAACAACGCGCCCAATGCCGCACAGACATCTGCGCGATCGCCATCCACACGGAGTGCTTTTCGAAGCAAACCAATGCGGTAGTCAAGCGATTTTGACGTATCGCGTTGCGCGCATGCCAGCAGCGAATCAACCGAATTTGCATTTGCTGTCACACAAGCCATCAACACAAAAACAGAAAGGACGCCCAAACAGGACGTCCTCATTTTCAATACACGCGTCATTTTTCAAATATTTTGAGAAAGTTGGTGAGAAATAGCCATTTCCTTTTCAGCCTCTTCAATCATCCCTTTCTGCTGATATAACCGCGACAGACTCGTATGTGCGAGAGCCTCATCGGGAACAATTTGCAAAGCGCAGTTGACCTGTTCAATCGCCTCGTCAATCTTCCCCTGCCGATCCAGTGCCTGTGCCCATCCCAGATGCGCCATGTAAAACGAGGCATCTTCAGACACCGCCTTCTCAAATTCGACAATTGCGCCTTCTAAATCCCCAGTCCCCA
This genomic window from Gemmatimonadota bacterium contains:
- a CDS encoding tetratricopeptide repeat protein, whose product is MAAKEYYMVGLSKLGTGDLEGAIVEFEKAVSEDASFYMAHLGWAQALDRQGKIDEAIEQVNCALQIVPDEALAHTSLSRLYQQKGMIEEAEKEMAISHQLSQNI